CGCGCTCGAGCGCTCCCAGGAGACGGCCGAGCTGCTCAACCACGCGCACCGCTACCTGCAGGAGGAGCTCGCGCACGCGATGGAGCTGCGCCGCATCCCCCGCCTGCGCTTCTTCGCCGAGCCGCGGGAGGTGCTCTAGGGTGTCCGCCTTGAGCCGTTTTCCGGTTCGCTACGCCGAGACCGACCAGATGGGGGTGGTCCACCACGCCGCCTACGTGCCCTGGCTCGAACAGGGGCGGGTCGACTGGCTGGCCGCGCAGGGCGTCTCCTACGCGGAGCTGGAGCGCTCGGGCGTCTTCTTCCCGGTGGTGGGGCTCGAGCTCGCCTACCGCAGGGCCCTGCGCTTCGGCGATACGGTTCAGGTCGAGACCCGGCTCACCGGGCTCGCCAGCCGCAGGCTCGTCTTCGTCTACCGAGTCTTTCGCGAAGGCGATGCGGAGCCGGCGGCGACCGGCCGGAGCGTGCACGTCCCGCAGGACGCCGCGGGCCGCATCCGCCGCCTCCCCGAAGCCCTCTTCGAACGGCTGAAGGCGGCCGCCGAACGCGAAACTTGAGTGTGCTATACTAAAGGT
This genomic stretch from Oceanithermus profundus DSM 14977 harbors:
- a CDS encoding acyl-CoA thioesterase, whose translation is MSALSRFPVRYAETDQMGVVHHAAYVPWLEQGRVDWLAAQGVSYAELERSGVFFPVVGLELAYRRALRFGDTVQVETRLTGLASRRLVFVYRVFREGDAEPAATGRSVHVPQDAAGRIRRLPEALFERLKAAAERET